The following are from one region of the Juglans regia cultivar Chandler chromosome 10, Walnut 2.0, whole genome shotgun sequence genome:
- the LOC118349712 gene encoding uncharacterized protein LOC118349712 encodes MAIKLDMSKAYDRVEWPFLEAMLKRLGFGLKMCSLIMKCISSVSYSVLVNGKVGRSFLPSRGIRQGDLLSPYLFIICAEGLSQLLLNSEREGAIRGTAISRGGIRVNHLLFADDCVLFCRALKREWKVIYSILEMYEKASGQAPNKQKTSIFFSSNTTKVVKRMLFQEAGAVLCDSYERYLGLPAVVGRSRYNAFRSIKEKVWLKMQNWKSAFLSKADKEVLIKAVLQAIPTYTMSIFQLPKRLCRDIEALMSKFWWSNCQKERGIHWKRWSWLGMAKAEGGLGFRNLESFNRAMLAKQGWRILKEPLSLVARVFKDKYFKNMQFLEAPLGRLPSLIWKSIWSAMGLVKEGMLWRIGNGKSVNIWGQKWLPTQTTHCVQSEIKVLNPNAKVSELIEEQEGRWKEDVVANIFNKEEAKVICAIPVSRFGSADKLIWGPSKNGKFSVKSAYFVEQKKYVESGPSHVKEEVDIWKRIWSLDVPGVAKHFMWRAGIWHRRNKVVFENKFVSPGTVVQLAIGGLDEFHVANQIKGVNQKHTAEGGRGENWKRPNGQWFKANFDGALNMEMQKMGMGIVVRDSKGEVIASLCGTKGSVTSPFIAELNALWRTMDFCSELGLQDVIIEGDAKELIDAINTETEDESWKGQLVEDMKQKWKNRKQWDLKFIYREGNVVAHHLAKLALQLDDEVCWIENVPKNVNCLVQRDKDCSENNMMK; translated from the exons ATGGCAATAAAACTTGATATGTcaaaggcctatgatagggtggagtggCCTTTCCTTGAAGCTATGTTGAAAAGACTGGGTTTTGGCTTGAAGATGTGCAGTTTGATAATGAAGTGCATTTCTTCTGTGAGTTATTCAGTCTTAGTCAATGGGAAAGTGGGGAGAAGTTTCTTACCTTCAAGGGGTATTAGGCAAGGGGACCTTTTATCCCCTTACCTATTTATCATTTGTGCAGAGGGACTAAGCCAATTGCTGTTAAATTCAGAGAGGGAAGGTGCAATAAGGGGGACAGCCATAAGTAGGGGAGGCATACGAGTGAACCACCTTCTTTTTGCTGACGATTGTGTGCTTTTTTGCAGAGCTTTAAAGAGGGAATGGAAAGTTATCTATTCCATTCTAGAAATGTATGAAAAAGCATCAGGGCAGGCCCCTAACAAACAAAAGACATCCATCTTTTTCAGCTCCAACACGACTAAGGTGGTAAAAAGAATGTTGTTCCAAGAGGCTGGGGCAGTGCTTTGTGATAGCTATGAGAGGTATCTAGGTCTGCCTGCTGTTGTAGGGAGGTCAAGGTATAATGCTTTTCGAAGCATAAAGGAAAAAGTGTGGTTGAAGATGCAAAATTGGAAATCTGCTTTTCTGTCCAAAGCTGATAAAGAAGTTCTTATAAAGGCTGTTCTCCAAGCCATTCCTACTTATACTATGAGCATTTTTCAACTGCCGAAAAGGTTGTGTAGGGATATTGAAGCTTTAATGTCCAAATTCTGGTGGAGTAACTGCCAAAAAGAAAGGGGTATTCATTGGAAAAGGTGGAGTTGGTTGGGAATGGCAAAAGCTGAGGGTGGATTGGGGTTTAGAAATTTGGAATCATTCAACAGAGCAATGCTAGCAAAACAAGGGTGGAGAATTCTGAAGGAGCCTCTCTCTTTAGTTGCAAGAGTTTTCAAGGACAAGTATTTTAAGAATATGCAATTCCTTGAGGCACCTCTTGGAAGATTGCCTTCTCTGATATGGAAAAGCATATGGTCAGCCATGGGGTTAGTAAAGGAGGGTATGCTTTGGAGGATTGGAAACGGGAAGTCAGTAAACATATGGGGGCAGAAGTGGTTACCTACTCAAACAACTCATTGTGTTCAATCTGAAATAAAAGTCCTTAATCCCAATGCTAAAGTAAGTGAGTTAATTGAAGAACAAGAGGGGAGGTGGAAAGAGGATGTTGtagcaaatatttttaataaagaagaGGCGAAGGTGATCTGTGCAATTCCTGTTAGCAGGTTTGGAAGTGCAGATAAACTGATTTGGGGTCCAtccaaaaatggaaaattttcagtCAAAAGTGCCTACTTTgtggaacaaaagaaatatgtgGAGAGTGGTCCATCTCATGTAAAAGAGGAGGTCGATATTTGGAAGAGAATCTGGTCTCTTGATGTCCCAGGCGTAGCTAAGCATTTTATGTGGAGAGCA GGTATATGGCATAGAAGAAATAAAGTTGTGTTTGAAAACAAGTTTGTAAGCCCAGGCACGGTTGTACAGCTAGCAATTGGAGGGCTTGATGAGTTCCATGTTGCAAATCAGATAAAGGGAGTAAACCAAAAGCATACTGCAGAGGGAGGTAGGGGGGAGAATTGGAAGAGACCGAATGGACAATGGTTTAAGGCAAACTTTGATGGGGCTTTGAATATGGAAATGCAGAAGATGGGGATGGGGATTGTGGTCAGGGATAGCAAAGGAGAGGTTATAGCATCTCTATGTGGCACAAAAGGGTCTGTAACTTCCCCTTTTATTGCAGAATTAAATGCACTGTGGAGAACAATGGATTTTTGCTCTGAGTTGGGTTTGCAGGATGTGATAATTGAGGGTGATGCAAAAGAGCTTATAGATGCAATTAACACTGAAACAGAAGATGAATCATGGAAGGGACAGCTTGTGGAAGATATGAAGCAAAAGTGGAAGAACAGAAAACAATGGGATTTGAAGTTCATATACAGGGAAGGGAATGTGGTGGCGCACCACCTTGCAAAGTTAGCTTTACAGCTAGATGATGAAGTGTGCTGGATAGAAAATGTTCCTAAGAATGTAAACTGTTTAGTTCAAAGAGATAAAGATTGTAGTGAAAACAATATGATGAAATGA